DNA from Homalodisca vitripennis isolate AUS2020 unplaced genomic scaffold, UT_GWSS_2.1 ScUCBcl_5157;HRSCAF=11760, whole genome shotgun sequence:
GGGGAACAAACTCTTCAACCATTAAGGTCTAATAAACGCTCTAAGGAAGAACAAACtagatagtttatttccaaatatcactACAGCGATCCGGTTGTTCTGTTGCATACCTGTATTCTGTCAGCCAAGGGGAGAGGAGCTTCAGTttgatgaaaagaattaaaagtgcaaatcgttCTACGATGACGCAAGACCGCATGAATGACCTGAGTATTCTAGCCATGGAGTCAGATTTGGCACGTAGTTTGAAATATGACGACATTTATAGAAGACTTTGCTGGGAAGAAGGCCCGACGAGTTGTGTTTTAgtcatgtttaatgttagtgagtaacatagcccaatgtttctttattaattttcaatttatgttttgtacaatgttcattaggttttgttcatttaattttttttagttttgttcgttaagtgattgttcaatgatatttagtttttgtttcattaggttttccaggaacctatcattaagttttgttttctactaCTAATAAAAGGAGGAGCGACAcgagttgaactttaattttaatgattttattctttgttaattatgtttttgtccatttagttcattaagtgtatattttttaaggatggtgtttttgattttaattaagttcagtgagttttgttttgtattgatttaatagtaaaaaaataatcactacataattataaacctcaattctttccatttgtttagcaacatttatttatataacttaaattgaagtaaatacaggaaaaatcacggatttggcataattttgaagaagtgaatcatttaacaaataagtaaatcaagtaatggagtagtaagttttggaaataaaataatgcttgctatgttaatataaccaatatgggaattttgttctaacgttggggggggggggtgaattttaatgtaattaggttGGTTGCCTGTTgaatctttgggggggggggcccccggtcTTCATGATTGCATAGGGGCCCGAGAATCCTGTCGCCGGGCCTGCCTATGAGATATACAACCTCCTCCTCCTCCAGGTACTTACTGATGATGCGTCAGGAAACTGCTTGCCAATTGGAATAAACGGCAATCCACTAGTAGAAGCTCACAAGAACCTAAAGACTCATTCCTTTTTTTATCACTTAAACATACAATGTATAAGAAATACAAGGAAATGGATAGGATATAGAACCAGGAAGTTGTATGTACCTTCTGTTATCAAAACTAATGGTCTGGAGTTAGTTTATCACTTAGTACATTACAGCACTCAAACGAATTCTAATGTGGATACATCCAAGAAATCATCTATTTCAACAATAGAATAATAGCTGtctgaaagaaattgaaaattatgatAATGGGATATTCTTGTAGCTGAACTTAACTTGCCATTGTCAGATGAGATGAACAAGTTAGTTAACCCCACAGATGGACAATGTAACTTTAACAAcaataacttttctataaatatgTTGGCTTCAATGATAGTTGATAAAAGAGAGATAAGAATTGTGGAATGTAAGAGAGAGAGCATTTCTTTGACAATTTTTCTGACTGAGCATCTTTTTTGAGCATGCATTGTTTGGTGCTTGTCAGATTTCTTAACTCATATTAGCCATTATTGATTATTACAACACCTCCGAGTAATAAATACCTACAGAAGTAAATTTTTAGCAGAACTCCATTGCTCAGTATGGTGGTGAAGAACTATTTACTAAGTACCTTGACAGAAATGAGGAGAGGAGTTGTTCATGGAAGATGTTAAGGTACCTGCTAAACAATACCAAACACACAAATCTCTTATTATCATCTTTGTCCTTAAGGCATGATAAACCTGAGTTGGATAATAATATtacctatttaaacaaaaaaattgtagatTGCGTTAATAAGTTTGACCATAGTACCATATTTATCAATCGACGATTTGCCAAGACACTATCATACTGTACATGGCCTCCACTTTGATAACAAGGGTAGGCCTAAGGCCAAAATTAGTCAAATGATAGTTAAATGTGTGAGGGATATCCACCTGCACCACAAGTCATCAGAACAAGTACAATTAACGACAGTTCCTGAGTGCCAACCATTCAGCCCTATTACAGTGATACAAATTGCACAGAAATGAACATAAAAGCTTCCTCTAGCTGGGGTAAAATATTAAGACAACTGCCTTAGAAAACAGTTCTGAGACTGTAATGCACAGTGACACAATTCGTGGAGGAAAAAAGGTTTATCCTCCTCAAACAAACAAGCATGTCAGTGTGGTTGAGGCAAACATGGATGATATTATTCACGAACTAGGAGCAGATGAGAATATAGGATTTGCTCACTGTATCTCCGCAGATGTTGATAGTGACAGAAACATGAGCACAGGTGTAGCGGCTATATTCAAAAAAGCACTTTAACAGCCCACTGATCTCTGAATTTATTGCTACCAATTTAACTCTACAAAAAACCAAAGGAGCATCCATTTATGGACTGATGATAAAACCTACTTACAACTCAAAACCAAGCCTAAAGGATTATGACACAGCCTTCGAAATTTCACTAGTGACTTCAAGCAGAGGTCTCAAGCAACTAATATGCTCACCAATGGTTTATGTGAGAGAAGGCATTCCACTGGAACAATTTGCCACAAAATTGTTCCAATTCCGTAAGAGAACAGCAGCTGAAGACCAGGTCATCACGTAAAATGAACATTCTATTCGGGTTCTTAGAGGAGGACTCTCTTACAGTGACTTTTTTGAAGAGCATGGAGGAGTGCTTTGTGTGTCAGGCTGAAGAAACCACACTTCCACAATTTCAAATACCTACTCTTAATGGATACGATCCTGAGACTGATCTGCATTCACCGAGTTTGGACTTGTGAATGGCCTATGAATGCTATGAAGAAACTGTTCTCGTGTCGTCTACACCTGAATTTCCACTACCTTTAGATGGGACTCTACAAACACCTGTAGAATGTAGTTAATTTAGACAattaatagtgaatattttttacaacaaagcaaaatttcagaaaaaaagaaGTATTATTGAGCAAGCATACTACAAAGATTGTTAGTAAGGTTCCTGGCTTAATTCACTATAACACTcaggatataaaaaataaaatttcctgaaCTAGAGTTGTTTTTAACAAATTGCACTTTTGATGTTCAAATGATATGTCTAAATGAGCAAAACATTAATAGATCtaatcaaaattatcaaaacaaaacaaatggttttaaattagCTGAtggtatttttagaaataattctaAAGGGGTGTCTTGTATTCTAACTAAAACCAATTTAGATGTAATTCAAAGATCTAATCTTTCGAGCTTAAatgaacaatttgtttttaagggatcgtttattgaaataaaatcattaaatgttttacttattacAGGATACAGATCACCTGgtcatttaataacaaattcatTCTTAGAGAAATTAAAGGTTCTCATgcaaaaaacttgaaaaagataTAAAACCAAAAAAGGTTATAATTACATCagacttcaataaaaatatattacagcatGACAAGACCAcagaaaagtttcaaaatttagtaaaacaatttggatatattttacataacaaagAACCAACCAGGGTAACTGGTAGATCATTAACCCAGCGACTCGCGTGATGTTTTGTTACGCCAATACTCGAATGGGCTACAGTTGTAGCCCACGACTTTTTTTTGTACAATGACATTTAAATTTAGcactgttttagatattttttattatttccaacatatattcttacttaaattaatatttcaatgtattacacacaacaatttttaaataaaaaaataaaattgtaaagttacgttattttgtattttgctggTTTTGAAAATTGCCTATCTTTAAGgtcgtaaaacttaaaaaaagttcagGACATGAATAATGGAAAAATACTTcacttataaacatgtttattacaaaatcaataaaataaaataaattagttttaaattgcttatttacataaaagtcaATATCTTACCATTATATGTACATTTCTGaatctttttcattttacaaaaaaaactcttgaatttaCATTATAAGGTTCATTTGTTGTAGACTATAACATAAAACTCTTCATTCACTGTTGAAACAGAATGACAAACAAGCGAAGAGTGGTCAGGGCAAATCTTTTAGCCACATTTGTCACAGCATATCCATGTAGATTTATCACGTGCTATGTCACATAAATAGCAACGGCCTACTCTGTTGTCTTGTGGGATAGGTTGGCGTCTAGGTTCTTCtattcccaaaattttcatttcagcTCGAATTTTCATTTCAGTGGGTAACACTGTGGATTCCAGGCGTTTTCTGATCTGGGGATGAATAAGTTCCCAAGCAAGATGGTCTAGAAATTCCCTTCTAGGCATTGAAGTGTCCATATTATTGAACTTGTAGATGCGTGAAGCATTTATTGCTGCATTATTCACAAgcccaaaaaaaaattactataggCCAGCGCTTGGTGTTTCTTGATACATCATACTTAGCACACATTTGGTCAACTACATCGACTCCAACATTTGTATGATTGTAGAATGTAACTATTTCTGGCTTTTTCAACTCCCCACTGTCTAGATCAATGGTTTTGGTCACTGTGCATTGTCGAGAGTAGGACGACTGCCTTATTTTTCTTCGGGCAATAAGATACAAGAGtctttttttgcaaatattgaGGAATATAATTCTCGGCATTAATTTGCCTTAAGATATTCGGGTATGCCAATTCTGTTAGACCTCATTGTACCAACAATAGTCAACtgtttttcttcaaataatttttcagcCAAAGGTATTGAAGTAAACCAGTTGTCCATTGTAATATTCCGATTTGTTCCTGCAACTAGCTCACAAATTCGAATTGTTACGTCCTCTGCAGACTGTAACACATTGAAAGGTCCTGGAGGCTCCTTAGCCACATAAACTTCTAAATTACACACATACATGGTTTTTGCACAAACTAAGGCAAAAAACCTTGATCCTTTATTTTCCTGGTTTACTTGGAATGTAAATCTTGAATTGGCAGTTGCCTCTAAAACTCCAACAATTGTTCGTCAACAGTGCAATAAGAACGTCCTAAATTTCTGCACAATAAGATCAAAAAACGATCTAATAGGTGCTAGATTATCTATAGCTTTTCTTTGTCGACGATCTCGAATATCATCGAATCGCATACACCTCATTAGAAAATGAAAACGATTTTCACTCATTGTCAAGTAACACGATTCTACGCCACTTCCACGATTATTGTCCCAAATATGCTTTGTGTGTTTCCTTCCACTGCCCAAACAACCAGAGAGAAGTAGAATTCCTATAAAAGCACGAATTTCAGTCTTATCTGTTGGTCTTGCATCTCTTTAACGCTCAAATTGGTCTTTTATACCTGATATGTAAATGTTAGTTCCATTTACTATCATTTCTATAACAtcatcatcaaaatataaattaaaacaatcaatctCAGTTTTAGTGTTCCGAGCCTCACCTGTAGGCCCGGGCAATCGCAACACAATGTTTGATGCCCTTGTACGAATGTTAGATGGATCAAGTGGACACTTATTCCACTTCATCACTCTCTTCTGTTTGTCctttgaataaaaagtattaccTAAAGGAGTATTATCTTCATCATCACACTCACTCATGTCCTGTGGACTGGAAGGGGCAGTAGGCGCCATTTCTGCATCTTCTTCATCGGGTAAATGGATTTCTTCTTCCACATGATCTACTTCTCCATCATCACTATCCACGGCAAACACAATCCTCCTCATCAGAACTTAAAGGATTGTCAAACTCATCAAGAATATCTCGTTTGGTCAATCTGGTACGCTTCGGATTGCTCATGACACAAACACTCGTGTGGGCTACAGTTGTAGCCCAGATCACTTTGAAGTAAAACCACACGGACACCTCTATTCTATGCAGTGCAAGAGCACACTGACTGGACTGAGCAGCTATTGGTTTGAAGGTACTGAGGCTCCGCCCCTCCTAGGAACACAGCGCTCCTAGTACTAGGTGAACAAATTACACTGGGATACACATGTAGCCCGCGCAAGCACTGCAGGGTTAAGCTGTATAGATAACATATTAACCAGCCTGAATTGGGAGGGtatattgtttttctgtaaattGGGAGGAATTCTGTAAatgggagtgtatagtactaattgggggaacaaaacaaaattattttcaaaatgggggtgctcacccccACACCTCCCCATAAACTAAAGTCAAAATACTGAAATGACAATACCTTATAAGTGTTTTCTAGTAAATCTAAGAAACAGTTCTCCATTTatttaggttaaggtaaatacTATTTGCCCTCTTATTGTGGAAACACTTGAAAACCAGGTAAATGAAGTAGGCCAGTTAAATTTTGATGCggatatgttttatcttcaacaagatggagctcctccacattatgctcttcctgtgCAACAATGGCTAGATGCACACTACCCAGATCACTAGAAGAGAATCAATTGAGTGGCCAGCAGGTCTCCAGACTTAACACCTTAGACTTTTTTGTGGGGTCACTTTAAAtcagaagtttttaaaaacacattccaCTGatgtccaagacttgaaaaacagaatcactgctgagtgcagacgcttaatcagagaaacttttagaaaggttagccaagaatttgaaaataggttactTTTTTActtgaacaacaatggctaccaattcgaacatttgatttgaagtttgcaaaggatttacaacagtattcagtgagtaattttgttgttattagcagcagtacagtagtttgtagactaataattgttgtgtaaggaattacattattggctgctgatagcAAACGGCTTGGCCATGTTCAATGTTTCTTGTGCCACAAcacagcatttttatgagcttcaatttgaggtgtcacaagctATGAGTTGCCATATCAAAATTTTTGACTTTGGGTTTGGGGAAGCATGGGGGTGAGCAcctccattttgaaaataactttttttggtCCTCTAATTAGTACCATACACAAATTAATACCAATTTTGATACTTGGgttataagtcttttaatacgagattgaagttttcaaatgaacaccctgtatgtgtcaaaaaaaaaactcaaaactatgtacttattacttgttttttacattaatgttgttattagcagcagtacagtagtttgtagactaataattgttgtgtaaggaATTACATTATTGACTGCTGATAGCAAACGGCTTGGCCATGTTCATTGTTTCTTGTGCCATAAcacagcatttttatgagctttaatttgaggtgtcacaagctATGAGTTGCcatatcaaaattttgactttgggtTTGTGGAAGCATGGGGGTGAGCaccccccattttgaaaataactttttttggtCCTCTAATTAGTACCATACACAAATTAATACCAATTTTGATACTTGGgttataagtcttttaatacgagattgaagttttcaaatgaacaccctgtatgtgtcaaaaaaaaaaagaactcaAACTATGTACTTATTacttgttttttacattaattacattaatgttgttattagcagcagtacagtagtttgtagactaataattgttgtgtaaggaATTACATTATTGACTGCTGATAGCAAACTTGGCTCGGCCATGTTCATTGTTTCTTGTGCCATAAcacagcatttttatgagcttcaatttgaggtgtcacaagctATGAGTTGCcatatcaaaattttgactttgggtTTGGGGAGGAAGCATgggggtgagcacccccattttgaaaagaACTTTTTTTTGGTCCTCTAATTAGTACCATACACAAATTAATACCAATTTTGATACTTGGGTTATAAGACTTTTAATACGAgattgaagttttcaaatgaacaccctgtatgtgtcaaaaaaaaaaaaaaaaaactctaactATGTACTTATTacttgttttttacattaatttcgCTCTGCAGGTTTGCcaacttaaaaaggaaaataaaatattaagtagtatAGAGTATTGGAAAATCAAGACACTGGAGAGTACCAAAAAAAAACGTTCTATCAAAGTAGAGTGATAAATGAATTAAGTAATGTCAAAAATTATAAAGACGTTGTGAGAATAAAAGTCATTTTCAGtagtaaactataaaatatatttaaagagcACAACATGTACATAGCTTAGATTAACGGTGGTGCagacatatattacaaaaatcttGAAAATGTCTCAGTTTGAACAGAATGAGGATGGAAACTTCACAAACCGTTTCACTTCATCCAAGCAATAGCTTCACCACAATCGTGACTATGTTCAGAAATATTAATGGTActgaaacaaaacacaaaattatatagaaacatgtcaaatttcaaaattcttttattcaaatGGTTGCAAAAACAACGCTAGATTTAACAAACCTTGTTACTCAATTCTTAAGATAATTAACCATCTCACAAGTTTCAAGTGTAAACAGTCTGAACTCTTTATCTGCTAACATCTAGTCCTCCTTCTCTCCGTAGCCTGTTATAACAAATTACTCCTATTGCCAGTAAAAGGTTATTcagaaagtaacaaaattttgtttaacattaaaaaaataaaatttattataagttatgCATTTGAAAGGTACAATCTTAAGCTGCTTTTTAAATAATCTCCAAAATAACTTAATATACCATGATATACGTTCTTCTTCTGCCTATGATTTCAAATACTTTTCTGTGGTAACTGCAAGTTTGGTGTAAGGCACCAGTCTATTAATTGCCTGTTAGTTTCACAATTGCCATACTTCATATCCAGTTTTGGCATGATCAATATCTTTTTTTCCCAGCTTGTCTACTTCAAGTTCACACAACAAACAGTGAAATTTGGAAAAACATACCCTGAAAGCACTgtaaatgataaaattacaattttcactaTTGATTTTCATCTCCAGTCACAAGGCTTGTCCAATGGTCATATAACTGCAGTCCTCAAcacagtgccgcatttccctataggcccactaggcccaggcctaggccgcaaaattttagggggcgcataaattttaaagtacacaaaagaaaaaagttgcggcggcgggtggtgttggcgctcggcggggcgggtggccaaggtcaactaggtccgggggtatatatatatactattgtaattatcgttcatcaaaattacgtaattaagaaatttactggatttctacgtcagtgtaatcagagtacTCTGGGgaggggggcgctctttggtctgtaggcctaggggcgccgaatttgtaaatgcggccctgcaTGAATATGATATGGGGTATTTCCAAAACAATGCAACGTTGATTCATTCAGTTTTCActcattattcatttttaatacaaatcacaattcattttaatttggTTTGTGCTTTTAAGACAATAATCTTAATCACAGACACACTTCACAATGGTGGATTTTATGTTGCAGCTCACATTTTAACATATCTTAGAGACCTAAGTGGGAGTTAGATCAGTACACGTGCTATCAAAACTGTATTCTTACAGTGTGTAGAAACGTTGTAATGCCAAGACTACTGCTTTAATCCCTATCCCCACAATAGAACAAATCATCTGTTACTACTGCTATTGGATGATTGTATGATGGTATTGAGTGGTACAGTATTGCGAATTGTCACTTTGTCTGTGAGGGATGAATACTTATATTATCACTCGAGAGACTGGAAAAATTTTCACTGTGTGTCTGACCGcacgatatctaaaaaataaaattacctagacttgaaagtttgcatgaagcttcatttttatataaacaacactgAGTTCAAAGATtttgcatgtcactcaatgggatttggctgagtgttagcaaatatttttacatggttTTACGGATAACCATGATGttaatgagaaaatagcagagtaaataattttgtaaacaagcAGAGGACAATCATATGAGATCTTAACATGGGATACGTATAACTTATTCATACagcaaaaaaataatacagtgaaaagtcaatgttaaaagtcggtgataagagttgatttcagcacactcttgcgttgtagtactctcCATAgcttactttatattattttaacacagtTAGGAAAACCTGATTTAATGCACGAAATATGTGAATATATTATGTGGCAAggtatctcaagaaagatttcatctgtaaagttttaattttgcatgaaacttcatatctacagaaacaagaatgagttctatgatgatgcatgtttaACGATGGAATTTGGCTGGATATTATTattgaagcatatcactcagGAGGCAGACACAATTTCTCCTTTGTCTAGCGGGGGATGTTAAATTTTctcttttgtatgattgtctgtaaTCTATTTGTCCGCAGGAAATTCCAAGAAcgaaatgaactatagatttgaaatttcgcAAGCAaacttagtgaagcctgttacgcggtATGGTGCACTTCTACCTTTGTGTAATCTAAACATTGCTAAAtcttaaagaaatgtttatgaatccaaaatgtttcaaaatggtgtccattttaaaaatttttataccaattaCAAAAATCGATATTATAACCAAATTGTGTCAGGGCAGTTGTATAAAACGACATATAGAAAGACAAAATCTTCTACATCTCATTTGTTATTAACAGACAGTAAATAACTGAGAAAATGAATTGTCACAATGAACAATTCAACATCAAAAAGCCATTTTGAAGACAATCTTTTATTGTTACATCAGTTAGTTTTCGTGAAAGTCGGCATGAACATTTTGAaagagttaatattattaaacaagtgaaaatatgtttttatttttaacagtaagGTAAATTACAGTAATATGAATGCAACACAATTGAATTATATGTCAAAATGCAACACCTTAAGTAAAGGATCATAGAGTTATATCATTTTCAAGGAAAGATACACACGGACCAATGGTAGTACAGTGTAGGGCAGTGGTCAACTTaacgtttatatttattataatacatttcatcATTTACCAAACTGTTTTCTCGTATCATTGAGGTATATTATTGCACACCTCAGTGTGTACGAATTATTTATATCATGGTACAGAATAATACCAAAACTTACTTCTCATCACTGTCCTGATGGAGCGCACTAGATTTAGAACCTGAGATTTGACTGTTGGTTGTTCACCAAATCCTTGAACATTTGCGTTAGCTCCCCAGCCCACTGTAAcacatataatgaaattaaaatcacaTAACAAAAACATAAGTAAATAGATTTCTTTATATCTCTGGTTAAATATCTTGTGAAGAAAAGATGCCCTCtcatttaaatagtaaatcaATATCCCTCAGTACTTTTAAGAGTTTCAAAATTAACTTCAGGAACTTTATTGAATTGCACCttgaacaattaaataacaattttatgaaataagctcaaatttaaaaaaatgttactgttCCTTccgaaataatattgtttttatagttttaattgagGAATGGAAAGGACTTTTTTTGAGAACTG
Protein-coding regions in this window:
- the LOC124373251 gene encoding immediate early response 3-interacting protein 1-like, encoding MAFTLWNLFEAALLCLNAVCVLHEERFLAKMGWGANANVQGFGEQPTVKSQVLNLVRSIRTVMRIPLIFLNIVTIVVKLLLG